From Candidatus Methylomirabilota bacterium, a single genomic window includes:
- a CDS encoding ABC transporter permease — MTRFLATRIGAGLLNVALITLLIFVLLHLAPGDPVDQLVPSDAGPQLRAEARRQWGLDRPLALQFLAYVGNVVRGDLGRSLYFEEPVARLILARAPATLELGGLALLFVVSTSLLLGVVAGARAHSLLDQALMALAVCGVAMPAFWFALLLILVVGGAFQLLPVAGRISESVALTPITGLHLLDSVLTLNMTAFWDAIRHLILPALALSGPGIAFQSRLMRSNLLEVMQQDYVRTARAKGLREVAVVARHAVWNALLPVLAAWSLLFVFLLSGSVIIETIFAWPGIGRLAVQAVGNRDYPLVQGVVLVFIVLVVAVNVAADVLSAWIDPRVRFD; from the coding sequence GTGACCCGCTTCCTGGCAACACGGATCGGGGCCGGTCTCCTCAACGTGGCCTTGATCACGCTGCTCATCTTCGTCCTGTTGCACCTGGCCCCCGGCGACCCGGTCGACCAGCTGGTGCCGTCGGACGCCGGCCCCCAGCTGCGCGCGGAAGCCCGCCGGCAATGGGGGCTCGACCGGCCGCTGGCCCTCCAGTTCCTCGCTTACGTCGGCAACGTCGTCCGCGGTGACCTCGGCCGGTCGCTCTACTTCGAGGAGCCGGTCGCCAGGCTGATCCTGGCCCGGGCTCCGGCCACGCTCGAGCTGGGCGGCCTCGCCCTCCTCTTCGTCGTCTCGACGTCCCTGCTGCTCGGCGTCGTCGCCGGCGCCCGCGCCCACAGCCTGCTCGACCAGGCGTTGATGGCGCTGGCCGTTTGCGGCGTCGCCATGCCGGCCTTCTGGTTCGCGCTGCTCCTGATCCTGGTCGTCGGAGGCGCGTTTCAGCTCCTGCCGGTGGCGGGCCGGATCTCGGAAAGCGTGGCGCTCACGCCCATCACCGGCCTGCATCTTCTCGACAGCGTCCTGACGCTGAACATGACCGCGTTCTGGGACGCGATCAGGCACCTGATCCTGCCCGCGCTCGCGCTCTCCGGCCCCGGCATCGCCTTTCAGAGCCGGCTCATGCGCTCCAACCTCCTGGAGGTCATGCAGCAGGACTACGTGCGGACGGCGCGGGCCAAGGGGCTGCGCGAGGTGGCGGTGGTCGCGCGGCACGCCGTGTGGAACGCGCTCCTGCCGGTGCTCGCGGCCTGGAGCCTCCTCTTCGTGTTCCTGCTCTCGGGCTCCGTGATCATCGAGACGATCTTCGCCTGGCCGGGGATCGGCCGGCTGGCCGTTCAGGCCGTGGGCAACCGCGACTATCCGCTCGTCCAGGGCGTCGTGCTCGTCTTCATCGTGCTGGTCGTCGCCGTCAATGTGGCCGCCGACGTCCTGTCGGCCTGGATCGATCCGCGTGTCCGCTTTGACTGA